A section of the Rhizophagus irregularis chromosome 16, complete sequence genome encodes:
- a CDS encoding uncharacterized protein (SECRETED:cutsite_TFA-FK; SECRETED:prob_0.8317); SECRETED:SignalP(1-19), producing the protein MNHIAFIIVSFLIFYKTFAFKYFNNCSDGPAFDGIDDIVFLSNHQIELILEGPKQAENSEKTNEWVNEYTENSILNVDDCTNGTFNCNTIYQGQYHYTRADNYDPNHFFSPGENIGVGLTVYAKCFQHIETVCLTSCWFTAGIIYNPPS; encoded by the exons ATGAACCACATagcttttattattgtatcaTTTCTTATATTCTACAAAACTtttgcttttaaatattttaacaattgtaGTG atggTCCTGCTTTTGATGGCATTGACGACATTGTATTCCTGTCAAATCATCagattgaattaatattagaaGGACCAAAACAAGCAGAAAATTCCG aaaaaacaaatgaatGGGTAAATGAATACACTGAGAACAGTATCTTAAATGTGGATGATTGTACGAATGGAACCTTTAATTGTAATACAATTTATCAAGGACAATATCATTACACGCGGGCTGACAATTATGATCCCAACCATTTTTTCTCTCCAGGAGAGAATATCGGGGTTGGATTAACTGTATATGCTAAATGTTTTCAACATATAGAAACGGTTTGTTTAACTTCTTGTTGGTTTACCGCTGGCATAATTTATAATCCACCATCataa